Proteins found in one Thermaerobacter subterraneus DSM 13965 genomic segment:
- a CDS encoding ArsR/SmtB family transcription factor, giving the protein MDALRESTWAGTGEPAGAEATCARFEPHGDQVAVLRARVTEVAGLAGLFQALADETRTRILYLLSLSELCVCDLAAVLDLSLPAVSHHLRLLKAMRLVTSRREGRNVYYSLADGHVLRLIQVAQEHYAEER; this is encoded by the coding sequence ATGGACGCCCTCAGGGAATCCACCTGGGCGGGAACCGGCGAGCCGGCCGGCGCGGAAGCGACCTGCGCCCGCTTCGAACCCCATGGAGACCAGGTGGCGGTCCTGCGCGCCCGCGTGACCGAGGTGGCCGGCCTGGCCGGCCTGTTTCAGGCGCTGGCCGACGAGACCCGCACCCGCATCCTGTACCTCTTGTCCCTGAGCGAGCTGTGCGTCTGCGACCTGGCGGCCGTCCTGGACCTGTCCCTGCCCGCCGTCTCCCACCACCTGCGGCTGCTCAAGGCCATGCGCCTGGTCACCAGCCGCCGGGAGGGGCGCAACGTCTACTACTCCCTGGCCGACGGCCACGTGCTGCGCCTCATCCAGGTAGCCCAGGAACACTACGCCGAGGAGCGGTGA
- a CDS encoding heavy metal translocating P-type ATPase — MATPVRPARMEAYTLEGVDCARCAQRIEEALRREAGLEGAAVSYATGTVLLPPGQLDRARAIIARVEPGARLRVQGAGAAAPGHPAEEAPALRDPHRRARQEPRDTGAARRLAGLAGAALVFLVALGLEATEPAGIPSWLPGAMLLAVYAATGYGVIGQALRNLRHGRLFDENFLMTLATAGAIAMGELAEAAAVMLFYTAGEFVQDLAVRRSRRSIRALLDLRPQQARVRRGGRVEVVDPAQVSVGETIVVRPGDRIPLDGRVVEGESFVDTSALTGEPVPRRVEPGATVLAGMVNGDGALAVQVSRPYADSQVARILSLVEEAAARKAPTERFITTFARYYTPAVVAAAALLAVVPPLVLPGAAWDLWLRRALVLLVIACPCALVLSVPLGYFAGLGAASRRGILVKGAHFLDALARLDTMVWDKTGTLTRGEFEVVEVAGVAGAPVPPGRMLELAAHAELHSGHPIARALARAYGQPLDGRRVREAWERAGGGVRARVDGHLVVAGSPRFLREEGIAADLGAGSVPEAGETAGLPSTRGTAVLVAVDGRLAGRIVIADRLKPGTLEAVRSLRRLGVRRQVMLTGDAPAAARAVAAQLGLDEVRAGLLPEDKVAALAALEEGPERPGRAPAGGWRRPRHGEPGGPRRRARPVIAFAGDGINDAPVLTRATVGVAMGGLGSDAAIEAADVVIMDDDPSRLAEAVKVARATRRVVQQNIVLALAVKAIVAGLGAGGVATLWEAVFADVGVALLAVLNATRILRR; from the coding sequence ATGGCGACCCCGGTACGGCCGGCCCGGATGGAGGCCTATACCCTGGAAGGCGTGGACTGCGCCCGCTGCGCCCAGCGCATCGAAGAGGCGCTGCGGCGCGAAGCGGGACTGGAAGGAGCCGCCGTCAGCTACGCCACGGGCACCGTCCTGCTCCCGCCCGGCCAGCTGGACCGGGCCCGGGCCATCATTGCCCGGGTCGAACCCGGCGCCCGCCTGCGGGTTCAGGGGGCCGGCGCCGCAGCGCCCGGCCACCCGGCGGAGGAAGCGCCCGCACTGAGGGATCCCCACCGGCGAGCGCGGCAGGAACCGCGGGACACCGGGGCCGCGCGACGCCTGGCCGGCCTTGCCGGGGCGGCCCTGGTCTTCCTGGTGGCGCTGGGGCTCGAGGCCACGGAGCCGGCCGGCATCCCCTCCTGGCTGCCCGGCGCCATGCTGCTGGCGGTCTACGCCGCCACGGGCTACGGCGTCATCGGGCAGGCGCTCCGCAACCTGCGGCACGGCCGGCTGTTCGATGAGAACTTCCTCATGACCCTGGCCACGGCCGGCGCCATCGCCATGGGCGAGCTGGCCGAAGCGGCCGCCGTCATGCTGTTTTACACCGCCGGCGAGTTCGTTCAGGACCTGGCCGTCCGGCGGTCGCGCCGGTCCATCCGGGCGCTGCTGGACCTGCGGCCCCAGCAGGCTCGGGTGCGGCGGGGTGGCCGGGTGGAGGTGGTGGACCCCGCCCAGGTGTCGGTGGGCGAAACCATCGTGGTGCGGCCGGGCGACCGCATCCCCCTGGACGGCCGCGTGGTGGAGGGGGAATCCTTCGTCGACACCTCCGCCCTGACGGGCGAGCCGGTGCCGCGGCGGGTCGAACCCGGCGCCACCGTGCTGGCGGGCATGGTGAACGGTGACGGGGCGCTGGCCGTCCAGGTCAGCCGGCCCTACGCCGATTCCCAGGTAGCCCGCATCCTCTCGCTGGTCGAGGAGGCGGCGGCCCGCAAGGCCCCCACGGAGCGGTTCATCACCACCTTCGCCCGCTACTACACGCCGGCGGTGGTGGCGGCGGCTGCGCTGCTGGCCGTGGTGCCGCCGCTGGTTCTGCCCGGCGCCGCCTGGGACCTCTGGCTCCGCCGCGCCCTGGTGCTGCTGGTCATCGCCTGCCCGTGCGCCCTGGTGCTCTCGGTGCCGCTGGGGTACTTCGCCGGCCTGGGCGCGGCCTCGCGCCGGGGCATCCTGGTCAAGGGCGCCCACTTCCTGGACGCCCTGGCCCGGCTCGACACCATGGTGTGGGACAAGACCGGCACCCTCACCCGGGGCGAGTTCGAGGTGGTCGAGGTGGCCGGGGTTGCCGGCGCGCCGGTCCCGCCCGGCCGGATGCTGGAGCTGGCGGCCCACGCCGAGCTCCACTCCGGCCATCCCATCGCCCGAGCCCTGGCCCGGGCGTACGGCCAGCCCCTGGACGGGAGGCGGGTAAGGGAGGCTTGGGAGCGGGCCGGTGGCGGCGTCCGGGCCCGGGTCGACGGGCATCTGGTGGTGGCGGGCAGCCCTCGCTTCCTGCGGGAGGAGGGGATCGCTGCGGACTTGGGTGCCGGCTCGGTGCCGGAGGCCGGGGAGACGGCCGGCCTGCCCTCCACCCGGGGGACCGCGGTGCTGGTGGCGGTGGACGGCCGCCTGGCGGGCCGGATCGTCATCGCCGACCGCCTCAAGCCGGGGACGCTCGAGGCGGTGCGCAGCCTGCGCCGGCTGGGCGTCCGGCGCCAGGTCATGCTGACGGGGGACGCCCCGGCGGCCGCCCGGGCCGTGGCGGCCCAGCTGGGCCTCGATGAGGTCCGCGCCGGGCTCTTGCCGGAAGACAAGGTCGCGGCGCTGGCCGCCCTGGAAGAGGGGCCGGAGCGGCCGGGCCGGGCCCCGGCAGGCGGCTGGCGGAGGCCCCGGCACGGCGAGCCGGGCGGACCGAGGCGCCGCGCCCGCCCGGTGATCGCCTTCGCCGGTGACGGCATCAACGACGCGCCCGTGCTGACCCGGGCGACGGTGGGCGTGGCCATGGGCGGTTTGGGGTCGGATGCCGCCATCGAGGCCGCCGACGTGGTGATCATGGACGACGACCCCTCCCGCCTGGCGGAGGCGGTGAAGGTGGCGCGGGCCACCCGGCGGGTGGTGCAGCAGAACATCGTCCTGGCGCTGGCGGTCAAGGCGATCGTCGCCGGCCTGGGCGCCGGGGGTGTGGCCACCCTGTGGGAAGCCGTCTTCGCCGACGTGGGCGTGGCGCTGCTGGCCGTGCTCAACGCCACCCGGATCCTGCGGCGGTAG
- a CDS encoding aspartate carbamoyltransferase catalytic subunit — MRTGTTPHPVSPVDRLPYSGNGGAAAARIRTLPPSEPLARPPADPPGSRPAPPQAPRRPERAEPAGSPVLPLPPAARGAGPHDPPLPLEPALPARRSRRSLTGIAQLSTPDLLHLLSRALEHHAALVSTTGDTGDDPAAAGAATGSATGDRNGGGGDRAGTGRRPATLRGRRVVTVFYENSTRTAQSFHLAAHRLGAAAFDLPVSRSSVQKGESLRDTLRTCQALGFDAVILRHPVTGAAAYAASVLDVPVINAGDGTGEHPTQALLDAVTILTRKGWPAGFKVAIVGDVRHSRVARSAALLLSRLGAEVWLCGPPGLLPAAPPCPGVKLTPSRDAALDGADVVMALRIQRERLAGVVPDLGEYRRGWGIGPRELERARPDAILMHPGPVNRGVELDPAVMDDPRCVIEDQVLGGVAARMAVLEWALAPALPDAGAGVAPEPAGAAHPAGVGLVSVPGDEARTGEGGR, encoded by the coding sequence GTGAGGACCGGGACGACGCCCCACCCCGTGAGCCCCGTAGACCGGCTGCCGTACTCCGGGAACGGCGGTGCCGCGGCCGCCAGGATCCGCACCCTGCCCCCTTCGGAGCCCCTGGCGCGGCCTCCAGCCGATCCGCCCGGCTCGCGGCCGGCCCCGCCGCAGGCTCCGCGCCGGCCGGAGCGGGCCGAACCGGCCGGGTCGCCGGTCCTTCCCCTTCCGCCGGCAGCCAGGGGGGCCGGGCCCCACGACCCGCCCCTTCCCCTTGAGCCTGCCCTGCCTGCCCGGCGCTCCCGCCGTTCCCTGACCGGCATCGCGCAGCTTTCCACCCCGGACCTGCTTCACCTGCTGTCCCGCGCCCTCGAGCATCACGCCGCCCTCGTGAGCACCACCGGGGATACGGGGGATGACCCGGCCGCCGCCGGCGCGGCGACCGGCTCCGCCACCGGGGACCGCAACGGCGGTGGCGGGGACCGGGCCGGCACCGGCCGCCGGCCGGCGACCCTCCGGGGCCGCCGGGTGGTGACGGTGTTCTACGAGAACAGCACGCGCACAGCCCAGTCCTTCCACCTGGCCGCCCACAGGCTGGGCGCGGCGGCCTTCGACCTGCCGGTGAGCCGCAGCAGCGTCCAGAAGGGGGAGAGCCTGCGGGATACCCTGCGCACCTGCCAGGCGCTGGGCTTTGACGCCGTGATCCTGCGCCACCCCGTGACGGGCGCGGCCGCCTACGCGGCCTCGGTCCTGGACGTGCCCGTGATCAACGCCGGGGACGGCACCGGGGAGCACCCCACCCAGGCCCTGCTGGATGCCGTCACCATCCTCACCCGCAAGGGATGGCCCGCGGGGTTCAAGGTGGCCATCGTGGGCGACGTGCGCCACAGCCGGGTCGCGCGGTCGGCGGCGCTGCTCCTGTCCCGGCTGGGGGCCGAGGTGTGGCTCTGCGGGCCGCCGGGGCTGTTGCCTGCGGCCCCGCCCTGCCCGGGCGTGAAGCTCACGCCGAGCCGGGATGCGGCGCTGGACGGGGCGGATGTGGTCATGGCCCTGCGCATCCAGCGGGAGCGGCTGGCCGGGGTGGTGCCCGACCTGGGCGAGTACCGGCGCGGCTGGGGCATCGGCCCGCGGGAGCTGGAGCGCGCCCGGCCCGATGCCATCCTGATGCATCCCGGCCCGGTGAACCGCGGGGTCGAGCTGGATCCCGCCGTGATGGACGATCCCCGCTGCGTCATCGAGGACCAGGTCCTTGGCGGCGTGGCGGCGCGCATGGCCGTCCTGGAGTGGGCCCTGGCTCCGGCCCTTCCGGATGCCGGCGCCGGCGTGGCGCCCGAACCGGCGGGCGCGGCACACCCGGCCGGTGTCGGGCTCGTTTCCGTTCCCGGGGACGAGGCCAGGACCGGGGAGGGGGGCCGCTGA
- a CDS encoding dihydroorotase, with amino-acid sequence MRLWIRGGRLIDPSQGLDGPGDLVIAGGRIVYAGPPLPGAPAAAQAGSRLPDAGALGDGAAAGGGTGPNPAGAGLQVLDARGLWVVPGLIDPHVHLRTPGETHKETLATGGAAAAAGGFTAVACMPNTRPPLDDAIRVEWLAMKAAAEAAVRVYVVAAATRGLAGDEPAPYAALKAAGAVAVSDDGRPIARAGVMVRVLEGAAAAGLPVLVHAEEPELSAGGAMHAGAVAAAAGMPGSPATAEAVMVARDLLLAEQAGARLHVLHASAAVTLDLVRWGKARGIPVTVEVTPHHLLLCDEDVAAAGFHPHWKMNPPLRSRRDREALLEAVADGTVDAVATDHAPHHGMDKDCPFPEAAFGVVGLETALGLLLTHLVPRPLSPARLVELMAAGPARILGLPGGTLRPGAPADVTLIDPQRRWVVEPERFASLGRNTPFAGWTLRGRAVGTLVGGRMVFRLDGGPVPVPAGETAAQEAAGTQETAGIV; translated from the coding sequence ATGCGCCTCTGGATCCGCGGCGGCCGGTTGATCGACCCCAGCCAGGGGCTGGACGGGCCCGGCGACCTGGTGATCGCCGGGGGGCGCATCGTCTATGCCGGCCCCCCCTTGCCCGGCGCCCCCGCGGCGGCCCAGGCCGGCAGCAGGCTTCCCGACGCGGGCGCTTTGGGCGATGGCGCGGCAGCCGGCGGTGGTACCGGGCCAAATCCCGCCGGTGCAGGACTGCAGGTTCTCGATGCCCGGGGGCTCTGGGTGGTGCCCGGGCTGATCGACCCCCATGTCCACCTGCGCACCCCCGGGGAGACCCACAAGGAGACGCTGGCCACGGGGGGAGCGGCCGCGGCGGCAGGCGGTTTCACCGCGGTGGCCTGCATGCCCAACACCCGCCCGCCCCTGGACGATGCCATCCGGGTGGAGTGGCTGGCCATGAAGGCGGCGGCCGAGGCTGCCGTGCGGGTCTACGTGGTCGCCGCCGCCACCCGCGGCCTGGCCGGGGACGAACCCGCCCCCTACGCCGCCCTCAAGGCCGCGGGGGCCGTGGCGGTCAGCGACGACGGCCGGCCCATCGCCCGGGCGGGCGTGATGGTCCGGGTGCTGGAAGGGGCCGCGGCCGCCGGGCTGCCCGTGCTGGTCCACGCGGAAGAACCCGAACTCAGCGCCGGCGGCGCCATGCATGCGGGCGCCGTGGCGGCGGCCGCCGGGATGCCCGGCAGCCCCGCCACCGCCGAAGCGGTGATGGTGGCCCGGGATCTCCTCCTGGCCGAACAGGCCGGGGCGCGGCTGCACGTGCTGCACGCCAGCGCGGCCGTCACCCTGGACCTGGTGCGGTGGGGCAAGGCGCGGGGCATCCCCGTGACCGTGGAGGTCACGCCCCACCACCTGCTGCTCTGCGACGAGGACGTGGCCGCGGCCGGGTTCCACCCCCACTGGAAGATGAACCCGCCCCTGCGCTCCCGCCGGGACCGGGAAGCCCTCCTGGAGGCGGTGGCCGACGGCACGGTGGACGCCGTCGCCACGGACCACGCGCCGCACCACGGGATGGACAAGGACTGCCCCTTTCCCGAGGCCGCCTTTGGCGTGGTGGGCCTGGAGACGGCCCTGGGCCTTCTGCTCACCCACCTGGTGCCCCGCCCCCTGTCGCCCGCCCGGCTGGTGGAGCTCATGGCCGCGGGACCGGCCCGCATCCTGGGCCTTCCGGGCGGCACCTTGCGGCCCGGAGCCCCCGCCGACGTCACCCTGATCGACCCCCAGCGGCGGTGGGTGGTCGAACCCGAGCGGTTCGCCAGCCTGGGCCGCAACACCCCCTTTGCCGGCTGGACCCTGCGGGGCCGGGCCGTGGGCACCCTGGTCGGGGGGCGGATGGTGTTCCGCCTGGACGGCGGGCCGGTGCCGGTGCCAGCCGGCGAGACCGCGGCTCAGGAGGCGGCGGGGACCCAGGAGACGGCCGGGATTGTATAA
- the carA gene encoding glutamine-hydrolyzing carbamoyl-phosphate synthase small subunit, translating to MEPGSLGPQEAGSAEPAGEPGAPTSTAKVVVPARLVLEDGTQWFGRVVVAPGGAAAGPSGPESGGSAWAVTGEVVFNTSMTGYQELLSDPSYDGQIVVLTYPLVGNYGVHEDEDESAGPRVTALIARELFDAGAIGLHPLTAHLARSGVPAADGFDTRTLTLHLRRRGTLRGVLTTDLRAATAELAARAAAWTPPTALAAGTQQVYRVEPAGAAAAPPARRAGFLPPHAVLVDFGVKRNILRALVAQGWRVTVVPALTPAGEILDLRPDAVILSNGPGDPRDLGAVLGTVRRLAEAVPTFGICLGHQLLGLAFGARAYKLPFGHRGANHPVKEIAAAAWPGSGQGDGRVFMTSQNHGYALDAESLEAAGLVVTHINVNDGTVEGLCHPHLRVRGLQFHPEAAPGPRDAAPLLAEFLRLLAPGTARAAAGRGEPALVAGEGGLAGD from the coding sequence ATGGAGCCTGGAAGCCTGGGGCCACAGGAGGCAGGATCGGCGGAGCCGGCGGGTGAGCCCGGTGCTCCCACCTCCACCGCCAAAGTGGTGGTGCCGGCCCGGCTGGTGCTGGAAGACGGCACCCAGTGGTTCGGCCGGGTGGTGGTCGCCCCCGGCGGCGCGGCCGCCGGTCCGTCTGGCCCGGAGTCCGGAGGGAGCGCCTGGGCCGTCACCGGCGAGGTGGTCTTCAACACCAGCATGACGGGTTACCAGGAGCTCTTGTCCGACCCCTCCTACGACGGCCAGATCGTCGTCCTCACCTACCCCCTGGTCGGAAATTACGGCGTCCACGAGGACGAAGACGAGTCGGCCGGCCCGCGGGTCACGGCGCTCATTGCCCGGGAGCTCTTCGATGCCGGCGCCATCGGCTTGCATCCCCTGACGGCTCACCTGGCCCGGTCCGGCGTGCCGGCCGCCGACGGCTTCGATACCCGGACCCTCACCCTGCACCTGCGGCGCAGGGGGACGCTGCGGGGTGTGCTGACCACGGACCTGCGTGCCGCCACGGCCGAGCTGGCGGCCCGGGCGGCGGCCTGGACCCCGCCCACGGCCCTGGCGGCGGGCACGCAGCAGGTCTACCGGGTCGAACCGGCGGGCGCGGCGGCCGCCCCGCCCGCCCGCCGCGCCGGGTTCCTCCCGCCCCACGCCGTGCTGGTGGACTTCGGCGTCAAGCGCAACATCCTGCGCGCCCTGGTGGCCCAGGGGTGGCGGGTGACGGTGGTCCCCGCCCTGACCCCCGCGGGCGAGATCCTGGACCTGCGGCCCGATGCGGTGATCCTGTCCAACGGGCCGGGGGACCCGCGGGACCTGGGCGCGGTGCTGGGCACGGTCCGGCGGCTGGCGGAGGCGGTTCCCACCTTCGGCATCTGCCTGGGCCACCAGCTGCTGGGACTGGCCTTCGGCGCCCGGGCTTACAAGCTGCCCTTCGGCCACCGCGGCGCCAACCACCCGGTCAAGGAGATCGCCGCGGCGGCCTGGCCGGGTTCCGGGCAGGGCGACGGGCGGGTGTTCATGACCTCCCAGAACCACGGCTATGCCCTGGACGCCGAATCCCTGGAGGCGGCGGGGCTGGTGGTGACCCACATCAACGTCAACGACGGCACGGTGGAGGGCCTCTGCCACCCCCACCTGCGGGTGCGGGGCCTGCAGTTCCACCCCGAGGCGGCTCCCGGCCCGCGGGACGCGGCGCCGCTGCTGGCCGAGTTCCTCCGCCTGCTGGCGCCCGGGACGGCGCGGGCGGCGGCCGGGCGGGGCGAGCCCGCCCTGGTGGCGGGGGAAGGAGGGCTGGCCGGTGACTGA
- the carB gene encoding carbamoyl-phosphate synthase large subunit yields the protein MTDPLPTRSLPAAPVRSARAGAGRDPGRAPAGVRKVLVIGSGPIIIGQAAEFDYSGTQACRALKEEGLEVVLLNSNPATVMTDPGTADRIYVEPLTAEFAEAVIRRERPDALLPTLGGQVGLNLAMELVRAGVLERYGVQLLGTPPEAIQRAEDREAFKELMLAIGEPVPQSTIVRSYEEALAFARRVGFPVIARPGYTLGGTGGGIARNEVELAALVDRGLAASPIGQVLLEESLLGWKEIEFEVIRDGAGNAIAICSMENVDPVGVHTGDSIVVAPALTLTDRQLQRLRSASLRIVGAIGVEGGCNVQLALRPDGAEYRVIEVNPRVSRSSALASKATGYPIAKVAARVALGRRLDEIRNPITGTSALFEPALDYVVVKIPRWPFDKFATADRRLGTQMKATGEVMAIDRSFEGALLKAVRSLEIGVDALEWPEARQLDEQALEAAIREGDDRRLFLLAEALRRGRSVEELHAWTGIDRFFLHRIARVVALEERLRDAGRRAGPAAAPGTGDAPVPPDLLLEAKRLGLTDRRIAELTGSTEEAVRQARRAAGLRPGYKMVDTCAAEFEALTPYFYSTHGEADEAGERRAADGDRPVVVVLGAGPIRISQGIEFDYSAVHAVRTLRALGYRAVIVNNNPETVSTDFDTADRLYFEPLTPEDVRNVLDLEQPVGVLAQFGGQTAVNLVAPLAAAGVPILGTAPESVDVAESRERFDQLLARLGLQRPPGAAARSVAEAMAAAERIGYPVIVRPSYVLGGRAMQVASSPEELAAYLETAARVAGDRPVWIDRYIAGMELEVDAVADGETVVIPAVMRHIERAGVHSGDSIAVVPAPGVPAAVLAQVEAATVALARALEVRGVINLQFVWDGRTLYVLEVNPRASRTVPFITKATGVPLAELATRAALGQRLAGLGWRTGLLPPPEHVAVKLPVFSWNKLPGVDPSLGPEMQSTGEVMGIDVTLEGALARGLLAAGMKLPEPGQGVLLTVADPDKPAAVELARRLAAAGYRLYATPGTAAALAAAGLEATVLPKLSAAAPDEPAPGPSRTPLLDALRDGRVRLVINTLTQGRDPQRDGFRIRRAAVERGIPCLTSLDTAAALVEVLMHRPDRRALAAQVRALQDLKPVAAGGSRPGAGAPGATAGHGPAVAGGGAGGGAHRDGRSGHQVPGTVQAFPAGRERR from the coding sequence GTGACTGACCCCCTACCGACCCGCTCCCTGCCGGCAGCCCCCGTGCGGAGCGCCCGGGCCGGCGCGGGCCGGGACCCGGGCCGGGCACCCGCCGGGGTGCGCAAGGTGCTGGTGATCGGCTCGGGGCCCATCATCATCGGCCAGGCGGCCGAGTTCGACTACTCGGGCACCCAGGCCTGCCGGGCCCTCAAGGAAGAGGGCCTGGAGGTGGTGCTGCTCAACTCCAACCCCGCCACGGTGATGACCGACCCCGGCACCGCCGACCGCATCTACGTGGAGCCCCTGACCGCCGAGTTCGCCGAGGCGGTGATCCGGCGCGAGCGGCCCGACGCCCTGCTGCCCACCCTGGGCGGGCAGGTGGGCCTCAATCTGGCCATGGAGCTGGTGCGGGCAGGGGTGCTGGAGCGCTACGGGGTCCAGCTGCTCGGCACGCCGCCCGAGGCGATCCAGCGGGCCGAAGACCGGGAGGCCTTCAAGGAGCTGATGCTGGCCATCGGCGAGCCGGTGCCCCAGAGCACCATCGTCCGCTCCTACGAGGAGGCCCTGGCCTTCGCCCGGCGGGTGGGCTTCCCCGTCATCGCCCGGCCCGGCTACACCCTGGGCGGCACCGGCGGCGGCATCGCCCGCAACGAGGTCGAGCTGGCGGCCCTGGTCGACCGCGGCCTGGCGGCCAGCCCCATCGGCCAGGTGCTCCTGGAAGAGAGCCTGCTGGGCTGGAAGGAGATCGAGTTCGAGGTCATCCGCGACGGGGCGGGCAACGCCATCGCCATCTGCAGCATGGAGAACGTGGACCCCGTGGGCGTCCACACCGGCGACAGCATCGTGGTGGCGCCGGCGCTCACCCTGACCGACCGGCAGTTGCAGCGGCTGCGCTCCGCCTCCCTGCGCATCGTCGGCGCCATCGGCGTGGAGGGGGGCTGCAACGTCCAGCTGGCCCTGCGGCCCGACGGGGCGGAGTACCGGGTCATCGAGGTGAACCCGCGGGTCAGCCGCTCCAGCGCCCTGGCGTCCAAGGCGACGGGCTACCCCATCGCCAAGGTGGCGGCCCGGGTGGCCCTGGGCCGGCGCCTGGACGAGATCCGCAACCCCATCACCGGCACCTCGGCCCTCTTCGAGCCGGCCCTGGACTACGTGGTGGTCAAGATCCCCCGCTGGCCCTTCGACAAGTTCGCCACCGCCGACCGGCGCCTGGGGACCCAGATGAAGGCCACGGGCGAGGTCATGGCCATCGACCGCAGCTTCGAGGGCGCCCTGCTCAAGGCGGTGCGCTCCCTGGAGATCGGGGTCGACGCCCTGGAGTGGCCCGAGGCGCGCCAGCTGGACGAACAAGCCCTTGAGGCGGCCATCCGGGAGGGCGACGACCGGCGCCTCTTCCTCCTGGCGGAGGCGCTGCGCCGCGGCCGCAGCGTGGAGGAGCTCCATGCCTGGACAGGCATCGACCGGTTTTTCCTGCACCGCATCGCCCGGGTGGTGGCGCTGGAGGAGCGGCTGCGGGACGCGGGGCGGCGGGCAGGTCCCGCCGCCGCCCCGGGCACCGGCGACGCGCCGGTCCCCCCGGACCTGCTCCTTGAGGCCAAGCGCCTTGGCCTGACGGACCGGCGCATCGCCGAGCTCACCGGTTCGACGGAAGAAGCGGTGCGGCAGGCGCGGCGGGCTGCCGGCCTGCGCCCCGGGTACAAGATGGTCGACACCTGTGCCGCCGAGTTCGAGGCCCTGACCCCCTACTTCTACTCCACCCACGGGGAGGCCGACGAAGCCGGCGAGCGCCGGGCGGCCGACGGCGACCGGCCGGTGGTGGTGGTGCTGGGCGCGGGGCCCATCCGTATCAGCCAGGGCATCGAGTTCGACTACAGCGCCGTCCACGCCGTGCGGACCCTGCGGGCCCTGGGCTACCGGGCGGTGATCGTCAACAACAACCCGGAGACGGTGAGCACCGACTTCGACACCGCGGACCGGCTCTACTTCGAGCCCCTGACCCCCGAAGACGTGCGCAACGTGCTGGACCTGGAGCAGCCCGTGGGGGTCCTGGCCCAGTTCGGCGGCCAGACGGCCGTCAACCTGGTGGCCCCCCTGGCGGCAGCGGGCGTGCCCATCCTGGGGACCGCCCCCGAGTCGGTGGACGTGGCGGAAAGCCGGGAGCGGTTCGACCAGCTGCTGGCGCGGCTGGGCCTCCAGCGGCCGCCGGGGGCGGCGGCCCGCTCGGTGGCGGAGGCCATGGCCGCGGCGGAGCGCATCGGCTACCCGGTGATCGTCCGGCCCTCCTACGTCCTGGGCGGGCGGGCCATGCAGGTGGCCTCCTCGCCGGAGGAACTGGCCGCCTACCTGGAGACGGCCGCCCGGGTGGCGGGCGACCGGCCCGTCTGGATCGACCGCTACATCGCCGGCATGGAGCTGGAGGTCGACGCGGTGGCCGACGGGGAGACGGTGGTGATCCCCGCGGTGATGCGCCACATCGAGCGGGCGGGGGTCCACTCCGGCGACTCCATCGCCGTGGTGCCCGCCCCCGGGGTGCCGGCGGCGGTGCTGGCCCAGGTGGAGGCCGCCACGGTGGCCCTGGCCCGGGCCCTCGAGGTGCGCGGGGTGATCAACCTGCAGTTCGTCTGGGACGGCCGGACGCTCTACGTGCTCGAGGTCAACCCCCGGGCCAGCCGCACGGTGCCCTTCATCACCAAGGCGACGGGCGTGCCCCTGGCGGAGCTGGCCACCCGGGCCGCCCTGGGCCAGCGCCTGGCCGGCCTGGGCTGGCGGACGGGCCTCCTGCCGCCGCCCGAGCACGTGGCGGTCAAGCTGCCGGTCTTCTCCTGGAACAAGCTGCCCGGGGTCGACCCCTCCCTGGGCCCGGAGATGCAGTCCACGGGCGAGGTGATGGGGATCGACGTGACCCTGGAAGGCGCCCTGGCCCGCGGCTTGCTGGCGGCGGGGATGAAGCTGCCCGAGCCGGGGCAGGGGGTGCTGCTGACCGTGGCGGACCCGGACAAGCCGGCGGCGGTGGAACTGGCCCGGCGCCTGGCGGCGGCCGGCTACCGGCTCTACGCCACCCCCGGGACCGCGGCCGCCCTGGCGGCGGCGGGCCTGGAGGCCACGGTTTTACCCAAGCTCTCTGCCGCCGCGCCGGACGAACCGGCCCCCGGCCCGTCCCGGACGCCGCTGCTGGATGCCCTGCGGGACGGCCGGGTGCGCCTGGTGATCAACACCCTGACCCAGGGCCGCGATCCCCAGCGGGACGGGTTCCGCATCCGGCGGGCGGCGGTGGAGCGGGGCATCCCCTGCCTGACCTCCCTGGATACCGCCGCGGCCCTGGTGGAGGTGCTGATGCACCGGCCCGACCGGCGGGCCCTGGCGGCCCAGGTCCGCGCCCTGCAGGACCTCAAGCCGGTGGCGGCCGGCGGGAGCCGGCCCGGCGCCGGGGCGCCGGGGGCCACGGCGGGGCACGGCCCGGCGGTGGCCGGCGGCGGGGCGGGTGGCGGAGCGCACCGCGACGGGCGGTCGGGCCACCAGGTCCCCGGGACGGTTCAGGCCTTCCCGGCGGGGAGGGAGCGGCGGTGA